In one window of Frigoriglobus tundricola DNA:
- a CDS encoding DUF5131 family protein: MSTKSTIEWTNATWNFLLGCDKVSPGCAGCYAVKDVIRMAGNPNPKVAAANTGLAYRQDNGVLNWTGVVRPLPARLGLPFDWAKPQKVFVNSLSDMFHDEVPLAFIRRAFAVMAATPWHTYQILTKRAERLEALAPELEWPDNVWQGVSVESQPYAVRVDHLRRTGAKVKFLSVEPLLGPVALDLAGIDWVITGGESGPRARPFDPAWALAVRDQCAAAGTKFFHKQNGSLLAGGTRTNKKANGRLLDGHEYNEVPAAAAVPVPAKRVRTELAARLAPESQGELIQLGVR; the protein is encoded by the coding sequence GTGAGTACGAAATCGACGATCGAGTGGACGAACGCGACCTGGAACTTCCTCCTGGGCTGCGACAAGGTGTCGCCCGGCTGTGCCGGGTGCTACGCCGTCAAGGACGTCATCCGGATGGCGGGGAACCCGAACCCGAAGGTCGCGGCCGCCAACACCGGCCTCGCCTACCGTCAAGACAACGGTGTCCTGAACTGGACCGGGGTGGTGCGGCCCCTGCCCGCGCGCCTCGGCCTGCCGTTCGACTGGGCGAAGCCGCAGAAGGTGTTCGTCAACAGCCTGTCGGACATGTTCCACGACGAGGTGCCGCTCGCGTTCATCCGGCGGGCGTTCGCGGTGATGGCGGCCACGCCGTGGCACACGTACCAGATCTTGACCAAGCGCGCCGAACGCCTGGAGGCGCTGGCCCCCGAGCTCGAGTGGCCGGACAACGTGTGGCAGGGCGTTTCGGTCGAGAGCCAGCCCTATGCCGTCCGCGTCGACCACCTGCGGCGCACCGGCGCGAAGGTCAAGTTCCTGTCCGTCGAGCCGCTCCTCGGGCCCGTCGCGTTGGACCTCGCGGGCATCGACTGGGTGATCACGGGCGGCGAATCGGGACCCCGCGCCCGCCCGTTCGACCCGGCCTGGGCCCTGGCCGTCCGCGACCAGTGCGCGGCTGCGGGGACGAAGTTCTTCCACAAGCAGAACGGCTCCCTCCTCGCCGGCGGCACCCGGACGAACAAGAAGGCCAACGGCCGGCTGCTCGACGGACACGAGTACAACGAGGTGCCGGCCGCCGCCGCCGTGCCGGTGCCGGCGAAGCGGGTCCGGACCGAACTCGCGGCGCGCCTCGCGCCGGAATCGCAGGGCGAACTGATCCAGCTCGGCGTTCGGTGA
- a CDS encoding helix-turn-helix domain-containing protein translates to MRPLTVKEAAAQMRVSAATVYALCAARKLRHQRVGVGRGKILIPPDAVTEYLAKGTVPSAEGAVPPPARKVLKTFEHLDSDRLLAAWKEQGAVRS, encoded by the coding sequence ATGCGCCCCCTCACCGTCAAAGAAGCCGCGGCGCAGATGCGGGTCTCGGCGGCCACGGTCTACGCGCTGTGCGCGGCCCGCAAGCTGCGGCACCAGCGGGTCGGCGTCGGCCGCGGGAAGATCCTCATCCCGCCCGACGCGGTGACGGAATACCTGGCGAAGGGCACCGTGCCGAGCGCGGAGGGGGCGGTGCCCCCTCCGGCCCGAAAAGTCCTCAAGACGTTCGAGCATCTGGACTCGGACCGGCTGCTGGCGGCGTGGAAGGAGCAAGGGGCGGTGCGGTCGTGA
- a CDS encoding tyrosine-type recombinase/integrase, with amino-acid sequence MPQSPRPWFRKQTGWWMAQVAGKQEKLARGKENKREAEQKLRDILTLRETNPEPESGRLTVAAVIDLYCDFAKTRLSETTYEERKRYFQSFAEKHGFRVVNDKECLPYHLTAWIDAHPEWASDWTKNHAIGIIHRPFNWAAKQRLVTANPFRGVSHRPGAPRRPMTDDEFDRLVVATRGRETTRKPNPGERFVEYLRFLRLTGARTCEAAKLRWADINIEQAVIVMARHKTSRMQRVPKPRVIALHPEIVALLVTIRERNEPGEFVFLNHRGTIWNRSNTSLRMQRGRKAADIPIDAKLYGLRHAFGTRAIVNGVDIKTLAELMGHSSTRMTEHYLASLGGMAAHMQAAVMKVNGTVTTAPPLAPSTPPAAGPSPDARTS; translated from the coding sequence ATGCCTCAGTCTCCCCGTCCGTGGTTCCGTAAACAGACCGGCTGGTGGATGGCCCAGGTCGCCGGCAAGCAAGAGAAGCTCGCCCGCGGCAAGGAGAACAAGCGCGAAGCCGAGCAGAAGCTCCGCGACATCCTCACCCTTCGTGAAACCAACCCCGAGCCCGAGAGCGGGCGGTTGACCGTCGCCGCCGTCATCGACCTCTACTGCGACTTCGCGAAGACCCGCTTGAGCGAGACGACCTACGAGGAGCGGAAGCGCTACTTCCAGTCCTTCGCCGAGAAGCACGGGTTCCGCGTCGTCAACGACAAGGAGTGCCTCCCGTACCACCTCACCGCGTGGATCGACGCCCACCCCGAGTGGGCGAGCGACTGGACCAAGAACCACGCGATCGGGATCATCCACCGCCCGTTCAACTGGGCGGCGAAACAGCGGCTCGTCACCGCCAACCCGTTCCGGGGCGTGTCCCACCGCCCCGGTGCCCCGCGCCGGCCGATGACCGACGACGAGTTCGACCGGCTCGTGGTCGCGACCAGGGGGCGGGAGACTACCAGGAAGCCGAACCCCGGCGAGCGCTTCGTCGAGTACCTCCGCTTCCTGCGGCTGACCGGCGCCCGCACGTGCGAGGCCGCGAAGCTCAGGTGGGCCGACATCAACATCGAGCAGGCCGTCATCGTGATGGCGAGGCACAAGACGTCGCGGATGCAACGGGTGCCGAAACCACGAGTGATCGCACTTCACCCCGAGATCGTGGCCCTTCTCGTCACCATCCGCGAGCGGAACGAGCCGGGCGAGTTCGTGTTCCTGAACCACCGGGGGACGATCTGGAACCGGAGCAACACGTCGCTCCGCATGCAGCGCGGCCGGAAGGCGGCCGACATCCCGATCGACGCGAAGCTGTACGGCCTGCGGCACGCGTTCGGGACGCGGGCGATCGTCAACGGCGTGGACATCAAGACGCTGGCCGAATTGATGGGCCACTCGTCGACGCGAATGACCGAACATTACCTTGCGTCGCTGGGCGGCATGGCGGCTCACATGCAAGCCGCCGTGATGAAGGTGAACGGCACGGTCACGACCGCACCGCCCCTTGCTCCTTCCACGCCGCCAGCAGCCGGTCCGAGTCCAGATGCTCGAACGTCTTGA
- a CDS encoding primase-like DNA-binding domain-containing protein, producing the protein MNEFTRLSSPLAGFIEDCCEVGPDKEQAADDLFRGWANWCQQNGHEVGSRTSFGTKLRAAVVGLGRVRVRDGDKLVWSYRGLRLTGEAANSVNVIG; encoded by the coding sequence GTGAACGAATTCACTCGGCTGTCGTCACCGTTGGCCGGTTTCATCGAGGACTGCTGCGAGGTCGGGCCGGACAAGGAGCAGGCGGCTGACGATCTGTTCCGGGGGTGGGCCAACTGGTGCCAACAGAACGGGCACGAGGTCGGGAGCCGCACGTCGTTCGGAACGAAGCTGCGGGCCGCAGTCGTCGGCCTTGGGCGGGTTCGTGTCCGTGACGGCGACAAGTTGGTGTGGAGTTACCGTGGCCTGCGGCTCACCGGCGAGGCCGCTAATAGTGTGA